The Pseudomonas allokribbensis genome has a window encoding:
- a CDS encoding TolC family outer membrane protein — protein MRSHLLKALPFALAASFAQAQSLPEAMQQALDVHPEIQAGVNSRLAADYQLKAAKGGYLPKVDLLGGYGREGTDSVTTRANGGGNHWETLNRGESSVRLSQMVFDGFATSSEVGRQQATVNSRAYSLLGTSERTALTVAQVYLDVLTRREFVRLAEENLKSHQRIYDQIQLRTQRGVGSGADLDQAEARMAQARNNLLTEQTNLADSETNFLSAVGQMPDQLERPAPFMAMMPANLNEARQQMLENSPILRSAESDIAAAEKQYETAKSTFYPRFDAELGRTADNDLDGQNGHNNEWQAMLRMRFNLYSGGSNKADLESKSYLSNQALDIRNNALRQLNEELGLAWNALNNANAQVPIAQQYVDHSTSVRTAYQRQFSLGERTLLDLLDSENELFTASRRLAEIKNIQLFTQYRIKATMGELLKSQGVVAPMASVVQNDVKPKVQLPGMN, from the coding sequence ATGCGTTCGCACCTGCTCAAGGCTCTACCCTTCGCTCTCGCCGCCTCTTTTGCACAAGCACAATCCTTACCGGAAGCCATGCAACAGGCACTGGATGTCCATCCGGAAATCCAGGCAGGGGTCAACAGTCGATTGGCTGCGGATTATCAGTTAAAGGCTGCCAAAGGTGGATACCTGCCCAAGGTCGATCTGCTCGGCGGTTATGGCCGTGAAGGCACCGACAGCGTCACCACCCGTGCCAACGGTGGCGGCAATCACTGGGAAACCCTGAATCGCGGCGAGTCGAGTGTGCGCCTGTCGCAAATGGTTTTTGACGGTTTTGCGACGTCCAGCGAAGTCGGGCGTCAACAAGCCACCGTCAACTCCCGCGCCTACTCCTTGCTGGGCACCTCCGAACGCACCGCGCTGACCGTGGCCCAGGTTTACCTGGACGTGTTGACCCGTCGCGAGTTCGTGCGCCTGGCCGAGGAAAACCTCAAGAGCCACCAGCGTATCTACGACCAGATCCAGTTGCGCACCCAGCGCGGCGTCGGCAGCGGTGCCGACCTCGACCAGGCCGAAGCGCGGATGGCCCAGGCCCGCAACAATCTGCTGACCGAGCAGACCAACCTCGCCGACTCGGAAACCAACTTCCTCAGCGCCGTCGGCCAGATGCCCGATCAACTGGAGCGTCCGGCGCCGTTCATGGCGATGATGCCGGCCAACCTTAATGAAGCGCGCCAGCAGATGCTGGAAAACAGCCCGATCCTGCGCTCGGCCGAATCCGACATCGCTGCTGCCGAGAAGCAGTACGAAACCGCCAAGTCGACCTTCTACCCACGTTTCGACGCCGAACTGGGCCGCACCGCCGACAACGACCTCGACGGTCAGAACGGTCACAACAATGAATGGCAGGCGATGCTGCGCATGCGCTTCAACCTGTACTCCGGTGGCAGCAACAAGGCTGACCTGGAATCCAAGTCCTACCTGTCGAACCAGGCGCTGGACATTCGCAACAACGCCCTGCGTCAGTTGAACGAAGAACTGGGCCTGGCCTGGAACGCCTTGAACAACGCCAACGCCCAGGTGCCGATCGCTCAGCAGTACGTTGATCACAGCACCTCGGTGCGTACCGCTTACCAGCGTCAGTTCAGCCTCGGCGAACGAACCCTGCTGGATTTGCTCGACAGTGAAAACGAACTGTTCACCGCTTCGCGCCGTCTGGCCGAGATCAAAAACATTCAGTTATTTACTCAGTACCGAATCAAGGCGACCATGGGCGAGTTGCTCAAGAGCCAGGGAGTGGTCGCACCGATGGCATCCGTTGTGCAGAACGACGTGAAGCCCAAGGTTCAACTGCCCGGGATGAATTGA